In a single window of the Pandoraea pulmonicola genome:
- a CDS encoding DUF1641 domain-containing protein has product MKTPDTNTPVVQGGDNMPEGQASRIAALLNESTERGLVSLVEKLAPLIQGNRLHNVVDLLSLVSDAIDMFDDAMIQKLMNAFESGIGTFWSLTNAARYAQNAAENSATPSAIELQRVAGQEDVRRGLHFSLLFLAVLGRQMRKDADD; this is encoded by the coding sequence ATGAAGACACCCGACACTAATACTCCTGTTGTTCAGGGTGGTGACAACATGCCGGAGGGTCAGGCTTCGCGCATCGCCGCTTTGCTGAACGAGTCCACGGAGCGCGGACTGGTTTCGCTGGTGGAAAAGCTGGCGCCCCTGATCCAGGGCAACCGCCTTCACAACGTCGTCGATTTGCTCTCGCTGGTCTCGGACGCGATCGACATGTTCGACGACGCGATGATCCAGAAGCTGATGAATGCCTTCGAGAGTGGCATTGGCACGTTCTGGTCTCTGACCAACGCTGCTCGATATGCGCAGAACGCTGCGGAGAATTCCGCGACTCCTTCGGCGATCGAGCTGCAGCGGGTGGCCGGTCAGGAAGATGTGCGGCGCGGTCTTCACTTCTCGCTGTTGTTCCTCGCGGTGCTAGGGCGGCAGATGCGGAAAGATGCGGACGATTGA
- a CDS encoding iron-sulfur cluster assembly scaffold protein, with protein MLQARDDVQALYSADIRGWARKVRTDRRLAPADASISRVSRTCGSTVTLDVRYEGDTITALGHYTRSCTLGMATTAVMVQLAPGRSFQEIDMAGQMLTRLLAGEDVQFPSDWEVLAMLAAARAFPSRHGAILLPFDILQRANFQTAPAADT; from the coding sequence ATGCTGCAGGCACGCGATGATGTGCAGGCGCTGTACAGCGCGGACATTCGCGGTTGGGCGCGCAAGGTGCGGACAGATCGCAGACTGGCGCCGGCCGATGCGTCCATCTCACGCGTCAGCCGCACCTGCGGCAGCACGGTCACGCTGGATGTCAGGTACGAAGGCGACACGATCACCGCACTCGGCCACTACACACGCTCGTGCACGCTCGGTATGGCCACCACCGCTGTCATGGTGCAGTTGGCTCCAGGGCGCAGCTTCCAGGAAATCGACATGGCGGGGCAGATGCTGACCCGCCTGCTGGCAGGTGAGGATGTTCAGTTCCCATCCGACTGGGAAGTGCTGGCGATGCTCGCCGCTGCCCGTGCGTTCCCTTCGCGTCATGGTGCGATCCTGCTTCCATTCGACATCCTGCAGCGGGCCAACTTCCAGACTGCCCCGGCCGCCGACACGTGA
- a CDS encoding aminotransferase class V-fold PLP-dependent enzyme has translation MKDRRPVAAVSSLDGAALDFPLLSHMPDGQRLAYLDNAATTQKPWIVLEAERDFYLRANANVYRGVHRLSENATRLYDAARQRVANWLNAGHEEEIVFVRGATEGINLVAQSYAAHVLAPGDEILITELEHHSNIVPWQRVCAERKASLKAVPVSSDGQLDVAAYPGLLGPRVKLFAVTQVSNVLGSMPPIEAMISVAHARGIPVLVDGAQATGHLKVDVQSLDCDFYVFSAHKMYGPTGIGVLYGKRKYLDAMPVWQAGGGMIHSVSLANTEYAALPYRFEAGTPHIAGAIGLHAAIDYLERRGLAAIQAHEHRLLTYAVAALRDVPGLTLLVPSGPCSGIVSFNLEGLHPHDVATVLDAFGVAIRAGHHCAMPLMQCLGQDATVRLSFGLYNTQQDVDQLVAGLRRARQIIEGE, from the coding sequence ATGAAAGATCGCCGGCCCGTCGCCGCCGTCTCGTCGCTCGATGGCGCCGCTCTCGATTTCCCGCTACTGAGCCACATGCCGGATGGCCAGCGGCTGGCGTATCTGGACAATGCCGCCACCACGCAGAAACCTTGGATTGTGTTGGAGGCTGAGCGAGATTTCTATCTCCGCGCCAACGCCAACGTGTATCGCGGCGTGCATCGGCTGTCCGAGAATGCCACCCGCTTGTACGACGCCGCGAGACAGCGCGTCGCGAACTGGCTGAACGCGGGGCACGAGGAGGAAATCGTCTTCGTCAGAGGAGCGACGGAGGGGATCAATCTGGTTGCCCAGTCTTATGCGGCGCATGTGCTCGCGCCGGGGGACGAGATTCTCATTACCGAACTGGAGCATCACTCCAACATCGTCCCGTGGCAGAGGGTGTGCGCCGAACGGAAGGCCTCGCTCAAGGCGGTCCCGGTATCGAGCGATGGGCAGCTCGACGTTGCCGCTTACCCGGGGCTGCTGGGGCCCCGGGTGAAGCTGTTTGCGGTGACGCAGGTTTCCAACGTGCTGGGAAGCATGCCGCCGATCGAGGCGATGATTTCCGTGGCCCATGCCCGCGGCATTCCCGTTCTGGTTGACGGCGCCCAGGCGACAGGCCACCTGAAGGTCGATGTGCAGTCCCTGGATTGCGATTTCTACGTCTTCTCGGCGCACAAGATGTATGGGCCGACCGGCATCGGCGTGCTCTATGGCAAGCGCAAATACCTGGACGCCATGCCTGTGTGGCAGGCAGGCGGCGGCATGATCCACAGCGTCAGTCTGGCGAACACCGAATACGCGGCGCTCCCGTACCGCTTCGAGGCCGGTACGCCACACATTGCCGGCGCCATCGGGTTGCATGCCGCGATCGACTATCTGGAACGGCGTGGGCTGGCGGCAATCCAGGCACATGAACACCGGTTGCTGACCTATGCCGTTGCCGCACTCAGGGACGTTCCTGGCCTGACGCTCCTTGTGCCTTCGGGGCCATGCAGCGGCATCGTGTCCTTCAACCTCGAAGGTCTCCACCCCCACGACGTGGCCACGGTCCTGGACGCCTTCGGCGTTGCCATTCGCGCCGGCCACCATTGCGCGATGCCGTTGATGCAGTGCTTGGGTCAGGACGCCACGGTGCGGTTGTCTTTCGGCCTGTACAACACGCAGCAGGACGTCGATCAATTGGTCGCAGGCTTGCGCCGCGCGAGGCAGATCATTGAAGGTGAGTAG
- a CDS encoding helix-turn-helix domain-containing protein: protein MNNPEEVRAAVQAQIIECLNRFYAIETGMWGTPLDALIIRTVVVGEKQKKPYDLSALAYTLGLSLTTVHRKTRQLENTGFLRHENVRRSVYLYATEKTKLDLNESFIEMVKTLQAFYSEPDLQEALRWCSTRNGIPKSLDSGRREGAPKPLE from the coding sequence ATGAACAACCCGGAAGAAGTGCGCGCTGCGGTGCAAGCCCAGATCATCGAGTGCCTGAACCGTTTCTACGCGATCGAGACAGGCATGTGGGGCACTCCCCTCGATGCCCTGATCATCCGTACCGTGGTCGTCGGCGAGAAACAGAAGAAGCCCTATGACCTCTCGGCACTTGCCTACACGTTGGGACTGAGTCTCACCACCGTGCACCGCAAGACCCGCCAGTTGGAGAACACAGGCTTCCTGCGGCACGAGAACGTGCGCCGATCGGTCTATCTGTACGCGACGGAAAAGACCAAGCTGGACTTGAACGAATCGTTCATCGAGATGGTGAAGACACTACAGGCGTTCTATTCCGAGCCCGATCTGCAGGAGGCCCTGCGCTGGTGCAGCACCCGGAACGGCATCCCCAAGTCCCTTGACTCAGGCAGGAGAGAAGGCGCGCCGAAGCCTCTCGAATGA
- a CDS encoding NAD(P)/FAD-dependent oxidoreductase produces the protein MTKHVLIVGGGIGGTMTANSIVAKLYDEVSAHKVKVTMLSDSPWHYYKPAFMYVAFDMFFEGELRRKQRSLLRPEIDFQLDKVESFDFAGSKVKTVSAKTIGYDYIVVATGCLPAPERIPGMKEAGDYFYQYDPARRLADKLLKLEKGRVFITVNFPRTPNVPHQCGIAPVETTLMLDDYLKRKGVRDSVEIVYTYPTVSQLLRNCLFLQQEVCEVLPVAFDSRNIKYKRGFTLASVDPERKIARSEEGEEEAFDLLMCTPPIRAVDAVLESGVSQALDNEGWLPTNRQTLQLEGYPNAYVMGDTVDLPISKAGGSCHNQCPVIVNNIAGDLRIGRTVDVYDGKVQAVAQMGLDAGMPLWYDYDEDVHPTPPTKVGGLMRKAFNRGIYWTVARGII, from the coding sequence ATGACAAAACACGTGCTGATTGTCGGCGGGGGCATCGGTGGCACGATGACCGCCAACAGCATCGTTGCGAAACTCTATGACGAAGTTTCCGCGCACAAGGTCAAAGTGACCATGTTGTCCGACTCTCCATGGCATTACTACAAGCCCGCCTTCATGTATGTTGCCTTCGATATGTTCTTCGAGGGCGAATTGCGCAGAAAACAAAGAAGCCTCTTGCGACCGGAAATCGATTTTCAGCTCGACAAGGTGGAGTCTTTCGATTTTGCCGGTTCCAAGGTGAAGACGGTCAGCGCAAAGACCATCGGCTATGACTATATCGTTGTCGCGACCGGGTGCCTGCCTGCGCCCGAACGAATTCCCGGGATGAAAGAGGCTGGGGATTATTTCTACCAGTACGACCCAGCGCGTCGGTTGGCCGACAAACTGCTCAAACTCGAAAAGGGCCGGGTCTTCATCACGGTCAACTTTCCCAGGACGCCCAATGTTCCGCATCAATGCGGGATTGCGCCCGTGGAGACGACCCTGATGCTGGACGACTACCTCAAGCGCAAGGGTGTGCGGGATTCCGTCGAGATTGTGTACACCTATCCAACGGTGTCCCAGTTGCTGCGCAACTGCCTGTTCCTGCAGCAGGAGGTCTGCGAAGTGCTTCCGGTTGCCTTCGATAGCCGGAACATCAAGTACAAGCGCGGATTCACGCTCGCCTCGGTCGACCCGGAGCGCAAGATCGCTCGCTCCGAGGAGGGGGAGGAAGAAGCGTTCGACCTGCTGATGTGTACGCCGCCGATCCGCGCGGTGGACGCCGTGCTGGAAAGCGGCGTGTCGCAAGCCCTGGACAACGAAGGCTGGTTGCCGACCAATCGGCAGACCCTTCAACTGGAGGGCTACCCGAATGCCTACGTGATGGGCGATACGGTCGATCTGCCGATCAGCAAGGCGGGCGGCTCCTGCCATAACCAGTGTCCGGTCATCGTCAACAACATCGCCGGCGACCTGCGCATTGGCAGGACGGTGGACGTGTATGACGGCAAGGTGCAGGCGGTCGCTCAGATGGGCCTCGATGCCGGCATGCCACTCTGGTACGACTACGACGAAGATGTGCATCCCACGCCGCCGACAAAGGTGGGTGGATTGATGCGCAAGGCGTTCAACCGCGGCATTTACTGGACCGTTGCGCGGGGCATTATTTGA